Proteins encoded by one window of Terriglobales bacterium:
- the acpP gene encoding acyl carrier protein yields MAAVEEKVKQIIVEQLGVDEAEVTANASFVDDLGADSLDVVELVMAFEEAFDIEIPDEDAEKIRTVRDAIDYIEKKAKVSK; encoded by the coding sequence ATGGCAGCGGTTGAAGAAAAAGTTAAGCAGATCATCGTCGAGCAGCTCGGCGTGGACGAAGCCGAGGTCACGGCCAACGCCTCATTCGTGGACGATCTTGGCGCCGATTCGCTCGACGTGGTCGAGCTGGTCATGGCCTTTGAAGAGGCCTTCGACATCGAGATTCCTGACGAGGATGCGGAGAAAATCCGCACCGTCCGCGACGCCATTGATTACATCGAGAAGAAGGCCAAGGTTTCAAAGTGA
- the fabF gene encoding beta-ketoacyl-ACP synthase II, with amino-acid sequence MRRVVVTGLGLICALGNTSEEAWKNLVAGKSGVRRVTHFDVSQFACQIAAEVRDFDPLNFVEKKELKKMGRFIHLALAATDEAMKMSGLRVTPENATRVGVHIGSGIGGFDVIEREHSNLISGGPRKISPFFIPAAIVNLAAGHVSIRWGAKGPNEATCTACTTSAHAIGDAAKIIARCDADVMIAGGTEAAITPMGVGGFAAMRALSTRNDEPEKASRPWDAGRDGFVIGEGAGILILEELEHARRRNAPIFAELVGYGMSGDAFHITQPAEDGDGAYRVMLNTLNDAKARPEDVQYINAHGTSTPIGDKLETIAIKRAFGDHAKKVAVSSTKSMTGHLLGGAGGLEAGITVLALRDQVIPPTINLETPDPECDLDYVPNQARHTEINLALTNSFGFGGTNGCLLFRRWTE; translated from the coding sequence GTGCGACGTGTCGTAGTCACCGGCCTCGGGCTCATCTGTGCCCTGGGCAACACCAGCGAAGAAGCCTGGAAGAACCTTGTCGCCGGCAAGAGCGGAGTGCGCCGGGTTACGCACTTCGACGTCAGCCAGTTTGCCTGCCAGATCGCCGCCGAGGTCCGCGACTTCGATCCGCTCAACTTCGTCGAGAAAAAAGAACTGAAGAAGATGGGCCGCTTCATCCACCTGGCGCTGGCCGCCACCGATGAAGCGATGAAGATGTCGGGACTCCGGGTGACGCCGGAGAACGCTACCCGTGTGGGTGTGCACATTGGCTCGGGCATCGGCGGGTTCGACGTGATCGAGCGCGAGCACTCCAACCTGATCAGCGGCGGCCCGCGCAAGATCTCGCCGTTCTTCATTCCGGCGGCCATCGTGAACCTCGCGGCCGGACACGTGAGCATCCGCTGGGGCGCCAAGGGCCCGAACGAGGCCACCTGTACCGCCTGCACCACCAGCGCACATGCCATCGGCGACGCCGCCAAGATCATCGCGCGTTGCGATGCCGACGTGATGATCGCCGGCGGCACCGAGGCCGCGATCACGCCGATGGGTGTGGGCGGATTTGCCGCCATGCGCGCGCTCTCCACCCGCAACGACGAGCCGGAAAAAGCCAGCCGCCCGTGGGACGCCGGGCGCGACGGCTTCGTGATCGGCGAAGGCGCAGGGATCCTGATCCTGGAAGAACTCGAGCACGCCCGCCGCCGCAACGCGCCGATTTTCGCCGAACTGGTTGGCTACGGCATGAGCGGCGACGCCTTCCACATCACGCAGCCCGCCGAAGACGGCGACGGCGCTTATCGCGTGATGCTCAACACTCTCAACGACGCCAAGGCGCGCCCCGAAGACGTGCAGTACATCAACGCGCACGGCACCTCGACGCCGATCGGCGACAAGCTGGAAACCATCGCCATCAAGCGCGCCTTCGGTGACCATGCGAAGAAAGTTGCCGTCAGCAGCACCAAGAGCATGACCGGGCACCTGCTGGGCGGCGCCGGCGGCCTGGAGGCCGGCATTACCGTGCTGGCGCTGCGCGACCAGGTGATCCCGCCGACCATCAATCTGGAAACGCCCGACCCGGAGTGCGACCTCGACTACGTCCCCAACCAGGCCCGCCACACCGAAATCAACCTCGCGCTCACCAACTCCTTCGGCTTCGGCGGCACCAACGGCTGCCTGCTGTTCCGCCGCTGGACGGAGTAA